In Fusarium oxysporum f. sp. lycopersici 4287 chromosome 9, whole genome shotgun sequence, the genomic stretch TGGTTGCACTTACGCGGTGGCACATCATAACCACTCAGACATTTAAACGGATCGATCTTATTAAAAGCTTAGTATCAACCAAGACCCACGGCAGTGACTCTTCAGGCGTGAGGTAATAGACGGAAAGGTACTTTAGTAGCTGCTTGTTTCAACTTGACTCCGAATGGAATGGAATCTTACATGGACCTCGGATTGGCCTTAGACCCGCCGACACGAAAGCTGTAGGCAAGGCAAGATGCGAAAAACCTTAAATAAAAGCCAAGCCCAAAACATGTGTAACACCAAAGAATTCGAAATGTTTCCCGCCATTGACTACTTCTATCCTCTATCCTCTCAGGTGATTGACCATGGAGCGAACGGTAGAGGATAGACACAACAATTCACACTCGGCTCATGAGCTGGAGAGGTTTCATACACCAAAGGAAGAGTTCCAGACTCAACCACATCATGACTACCAGCGAGATGAATCGAATCCCCTCTGCAGGTCAAACTCAACGCCAACGCCAGGCTCGCCACAACAATCCGACAAAGCATTACACCATCGACGACCAAGTAGGGCAATTGCTTTAGAGAAGCTTCGAAATCGTCCAAAGAAGCTACGGAAGGCTCTGGTTGCGAATATCTTAAGATGGTTCGCTTCAGTGCTGTTTGTCGTCGCCATTTACGTGATATTATGGTACTACTCGAAGCTAGATATCATGTCGACAACGACAAAACGAGAATTCAACGCTCTTATTATTGGACTGTCGCTCGGTCTTGGAATGAGCATAACGATATCTCTGGAGGCAATGGCTGTGGAGATCAGATATTGGATTATCAGTCTTCGAGATTGGCCAGATCGAGAGGTAGGTCAAGCTCGGAAATATCGATTGTTAATGGTAACTAATACCTGGTAGACCGAGTTGATATTGAAAGCAAAAGACTTGACCAAGATCATCCAACTCACTTGGGTATCTAAATCACGTTCACTACGGTCATACGCTGTGGCTTTCATAATACTCAACATAGTATCTCAGATTGCTTTAGCGATGCTCGGTCTCGTCTACTCAACAAACACAGCTGACTCGGCTGCAATTCTACACCCTGGCAATGTCACAATACCAGACATGTCCAACATCGTCACAAACAGAGTTCTCGCAGACAAGTCGCAAAACAACTCACAAGCGCTCGGTGCCTTGCGATACACTGCAAACAGGTACACTAAGGTCTCCCAAAGGTTCCATAAGTAAACGCTAACAAAACGTTTAGTTATGGCACTATCGCCCTTGGGCCGGTCTGGGGAGGCATGGACGATATTCCTAAACCTGGAACACTATGGGACAACAACGATCCTTTGGCATTCTGCGGCGGAAAATCTTGCATATACGTCTTCCAGGAATCCGCTTCACGGCCAAAGAAATACGATCTCGTGGTGAGCACCAACAGGAGTGTCGAAGCCACAGGGTATTGCCGCAGTTGGAAAGTCGCAAAAGGAGGCAACGGCAACGAAATCTCCATCACAATCGACGATGACAAAAAAACAGAAGTCAACATCACAGCCATAAACGGCGCCAACCAAACAACATTCATGTTCAACGCCGCTGCACCTCAGGGCCAAACATGGAGTGAAGTAACAGCCTTTGAAGCTTCAAGTTCCCAAGCATGGTTCTACCGCTGCAACGTGAGTGTTGCACCCGTCGTCAACGCCATACGCAAGGAGCACTACATCGGAAACAACGTCACATCGCTCGCCACTTCAGCTATAGCACTGCAAGGATACGGAGCTTCTTCACTAGGTCCTACGAACAGCGATCGACAGTTTCAGAGTTATCCAGCCGAGTCCTCGTATGGACAGCCCCTGAATGGGAGTACGGAAGATATGGGACAGTTGATGTCGACTTTTGCGATTGGTGTGATAGCTGTTACGGCGCAGGCTTCTACTGGTATAGTAGTTCCGGGGATGCAGCCTGAGAATGGTGTTGTGTTGCAGATTACGAAGTGGATGTATgtccatctcatcttggGATTGAGTTTGGGTGTGCAGTTGTTATTGGGCGTTGGTATTGCGATACTGTCCAACTTACCTTCGAGGTAGTTGCTACAATGCTTAAAAGTGTAATGGCGTTTGCTTTAGATTCTGGGTATATAGGCAAGCGAATAATGATGATATTTGGACCAATCCTTAACTACCATTGAGCATGTTATCCACGTATATTGACTACCACATTTCGCAACTCTCCAGTGGCCTATCTGCGTTGAGGAGATATCTCATTGTAGCGACACGTCACCTCCATGTAACATAAGGGCTCTATGATAAGGTTGATCGCAAGTCAAGTCACCACGTAGTCATATTGCGTGGAAGGCATGTGAATGTCATGGTTTGAAGGCCTCACCTTTGATGCCTGAAGTGGAGTAGAAACACTTTCGCTTTGCCAACAAGTATCATATTACTCTAACTTGCGAGCCTAGTACCCCATGATGTTTGCCAACCCAAGAGtgtgaaagaagaaataatatCGAATTCAGTAATCGTGCAGTATAAAACCTGCCTATGCAATCTCATCGCTTTATGCTATATAACTTAACCTCAAGTGCACGCCTGCAAATCAGAAAAACTACCAATCTTAAAGAACTCCTACCAAATAGACACACAATTCACTTTTATCGATGCTTTCCGTTTGCAAATCTCACCCTGTTACCATTCACAAGCCGTTGACGTGGAGGAGGACTGCTCCCGACCAATCGTTCAAGGATCTGAACCACAAAAACCTGAATcaccaagatgatcaagcGTAACAAATGATCAATGAGACTTAGGCTTGGGATCTTGCCTCGGCTGTATGTAGAATCGGTAAACTCGAATGGGAGCTTAGCACCCAAGTGTTCTTGGGCTACTTCGAGTCCGCTGCTGAAACCATCCTCATGGAGACCGTACTTGGTCCACGCGCCGGCATAACTAATACCGCGAGTGTTTTGGATGTGTTTTAGAAGTTTCTGTGCTCGGACGGCGGATGAGGTGTATATAGGTTGCGAGTAATAATAACGTCCCTGCGTTTTTGCTGGCTTTGGCCTTTGGAGCGGGTTCAAAGTAACGAAGACGTCGCCGAATGTGTTTCGGGGAATGTGCTGAAGAATGTTCATGTTGTAAGTGAGTGAAACCTGGTTGATGTTTCCCTTTCGTGAAGACGGCGATGACACTGCAAGATAATTCCAGCTGGCCCAAGCCTTCTTACGGCGAGGCATCATATCGAGATCGGAGTGAAGAACGGCTTCATTTTGTGACGTCTTGAAACTGGACATGATGGAACGTTCTTGCTCACTGGCGGATGacttgatgatatcgaaTGCCTCATCACCATGTGTGGCGAGAATGACGTGGTCGTACAGAGCTGATGAACCATTTTCCAGGTGCAGCCTAACTTGACCGTTGCTCTCAGTCGTAACATGCCTGACTGGTGTCTTGAGAAAAAGATGATTGGGAGGGAATCCTTTCATGACAGCATCGACATATGATTTAGAGCCGCCCTCTATTGTCAACCACTGAGGGCGAGCTCTTATTGTGTTCAGTAAATGATGATTCCAACTGAGACATGATTAGTATGGGCTTGTACAGTGTCACTAGAAATCCGAACTCACAGGAAGCGCACGAATGTCGCTGCGGGGAACTCAAGTGAGCACTTGTCAGGACTCGTGCTCCATATTGATGCCgccagaggaagaagataaTCGTCTCTAAAGGCATTCGAGTAGCCTTCAAGCTCCAAGTATTGCCCAATTGTGATGTCTTTGCAGGTACAGTTTGTCGCTTTGTTTAAAACTTCAATGCTCGATatatcgtcttcgtcatcgcTCAAGATATCCAAGGCGAATTGGTTGAAACGGAATATGTCGAAAAGCATTCGCCACATTCGCGGTGAGAGTAAATTTCTTCGTTGACAAAATAATGAGGCTGGGCTGGAACCGGACCATTCGAAAGCGCCGCGATCTCGAGATAGACTGAATGTTAGGTCTGTAGGTGTAGTCTTGAcgttgatcttctccaagaacttGGTAAAGTTGGCTAAGGGAGCTTGGTGAGCTTAGGCGCATAACCGTTGAAGGGGACAAAGACTCACGGTATGTGGCGGCGTTCAAAACATGAAAGCCTGCATCGACCTTTGTCGAAAACTTTCCCTTTTTGAAATCGACAGTGTTTGTATGACCGCCAAACCTGTCGGAGGCTTCGTAGACGTAGACATCATGATACGTCTTGTTCAAGGCCCACAGAGCACCTATTCCAGCAGAGCCGCTGCCGACAATGGCGACCCTTTTCCTGCGGAAGCGATCAGTCGAGGAGCTCATTGTATCGACTGTCGGTGTGGGCAGGCAGACAATAGAGAGGGAAAGGTTTGCTCTGTTCAAGCGGGTGTACAAGACATATCTATCTTGAATAGAGAGCAGAAACAGACTAGAGACAGAGCAAAGAATAGAAGAAAAAGCATGTGACAGAGCCAAGCCCAATACTCCAGTTCAGGCGATGATCAATTCATGATTGGATAAATAGCGGTATCGGTATTGGTCTCGCAGCCACAGACGGTGTGAGTTGTCGAAGCTGATTTGATGACGAGGCAATGGAATAGATTTTGGGGGGTTGGACAACGGAAGCAATAGTGGAGGTCACCATGACGAGACAAGGACTTACATGTGCTGTGGCTCCAGCATGCTTTAGCGAGTAGCGGATACAGTATCCGAGATGTACTAATAGATAAGACAGGCAGATTAGAGTTAGTAGCAGTGCCGTAATGCCTTGCTTCTGTTTCTGGCTTCAAAGAGAGACAGTGGCTTTTGGGGATCTACAATATGAGAGTTTGCGGAGGGTGGGAGTCAGCGGGAGATGAATGGTCGAGCTTCTATTTTTGCTGGGGGTTCCGAGAAATGACATCGATGATTATCCCGTCCCAACATTGAGCTTATGACCCACTAACACGGACAGAGCTGGAAACCGAAGTGACTCGCGACTCaactcgactcgactcgGTAGGGACCTTGTAAAGGACCTTGCAAGCTTGGCTGCTGAACTGTCAGCTGGAGCTAGTACAGCTGGCAATGGATCCCAATAATCAATGGCATTATGCGATAGCTCAGGTGGTTCATGCTCCTGTGGCTGCACTGTAACCTCGCGGGATATGCAGCCTGCCACATCTTGATCAATATCCTGGATGTGGCTTGGCTGAAATGCCGTTTCAGGGTTTTTTTCatcagcagcctcaagatcCGAAAATCTCAACCCAACCTTGAAGAAAACTCTACACCACGCCGAGTCTGGCAGGACGATAGCTGATCCGGAACATCATTTTCACATGCATAATATTCAAGACCGCTATTTCATTATGCAATCTTTCAAAGACCTCAAATTATGGTATGTCGAACACTCAACGGGACTGGTAAACGGTAATTCGAGTCACCAATTCTTAAAAGCGCCGCGCAGGATAAACCCGCCTTCGTCTGCCCAGTTTGTTTCAACCCGACGCCATTGACCGAGGTCGTGGCGCTGAGCCGCTTTTTCTTCGCAATCCGGGGTATTCAACTTTCtatgaagagaaaaaaagaagaaaaagcccAAAATTTCGTCGCCAACTCTCAGTGATATACTGCCCCAGATTCAATCGTGCACAGACCACCACATCACGTGCACCATGGGTTGCTGCGTTCATTGGTCACTTGGCCTCTCATACGCAAACGACCAGGTACTCAGTACTCGGCCTGCCGAACTTGGAACGCTGACGAGAACGTCAAACCATCAACCACTCAGATCCAACATCACCCGAATATTGCGCGTTCGACACGAATTCAACTACATCCCCCAACAAATTCTATAATTCGGCGTCCGACCCCTATCACGACCGAAATTAGTCGCATTTGcaatcccctcgatatcCTGTCATTCTCCAGCCTCCTTTCACGATGTCGAACCCTCTCGATACCGATGCTGGCTCtgagctcttcagctcatACGAGGCTGAATTCAAGCTCATCCAGGCCGACCTAAACCAAAAGCTGGACCAGATTCCTGAACTCGCTGGTGAGCCTCGAAAGGCCGCTATCAGCCAAGCCGAGCGGGCGCTTGAGGAACTTGATGAGCAGGTAGGTCTATCTGGTGTTCAACATCGCCACCAGTACTCAGGTCCATGCTAACTCTTTCGCCGTTCAGCTCAGCGCAATGCGCCTGGAAAAGCAAAACATCCCCACCAGCTCTCGCACCAAGGTCAATCAGCGCTTCCGAAACTACGAGTCAGACACAGATGCTGCTCGTCGCAAGTTGACCACTCTCTCCTCCGATCGATCAGCACTTTTCGGATCGCGATACACAGACGACCCCGCTGGCTCATCAGACATTCACATGGAGCAGCGACAGCAGTTGCTCTCGGGGACCGACCGTCTTGATCGAAGCACACAGCGATTGAAGGCCAGCCAGGCCCTCGCCAACGAGACCGAAGCCATCGGCGCAGGCACCCTAGCAGACCTCAGCAGGCAGCGAGAAACCATCGAGCACACTCGCGGCATAATGCTGGAGAGTGAGGGCTACGTGGACAGGAGCGTCAAGACACTCAGGGGCATGGCGCGTAGGTAAAGTGGCCCACACAGACGTCATGGCAAATTATGGAAGAGCTGACATTTTTTGAAATTGCAGGATGGCTACAAATCGGATAATCACCATCTCTATTATCACTGTTTTGGTTATTCTTATTATTGCGGTCATCTTGAGCAAGTTCCGATGAGGAATGGTTTTGGTTATTGGAGTTTAGGCAGTCGTTTTCTTGACccggcttggcttggcttacAATGGATGCGCTATGCTGTTATTGATAATGGGCCTTACGCGTACTTTCGTTTGATGAAGGAGTTTAGCATGCTTAGTGATTTGTAGATGTAGACCGTCTTGTCTTACTACAACAATTTTTGAAATCACAATGGTTAGAGTGTAATTTGGAAATCTTAAGTATCCACTCTCATAATGAGTGTCACTTTTCATATCTGAAGTGAACTTTCTACCAAATTCCAATGCAATAGCAGAATACGGTCATTCACCGTCAAACGTAGCTGAATCACTCAGTTTATATATGTTGCTGCATCAGTGATCTGTTTCAGAGCCTtccctcaacctcttcttgttgaaggtgTTTGAGCTCGAGCCTCGAGCTACGTAACCAAACAATCGCCGAAAAACAGCCGAGGTTAATCCGCACCTTACTACTAGCAGGGCTTTGCTCTAGAAACCTCCAGCCTCTTTTCATTCCTCATCTCTCACAAAACTCTACTACCTCCACACAATCACAACCAACCTCCCCCTCCTTCATCTCACAcctctctctccctctccctcgCTCACGACCAaacaatctccttctctcttctccctcccACCCATCGAATCGTGCATCTTCTTGCTACTGTATTTGTATTTCGAGCGTTTTTCTCTCCCCCACAAAGCTCACCACGTGCTGAACGTGGCTTTTCACATCGGCGATGTCTGAATTTCTCGGGTATGCTGGACGTGGTCATTGAAGCCTGCCTACGCCCGCTTACGCAGCCATAGGTCTCGCATTTCCCTCATCTCCAAAAGCGATATTCGGTATGTGACTTGCTCAATCGCGTCAATTGATTAACGTCGCTGACCTTGTGGTAGCTATGTTGGCACTCTACATGAAATCAACTCGGACGAGTCGACAGTATCACTTGAAAATGTGAGGTCATTCGGTACCGAAGGTCGCAAAGGCCGACCTGACGAAGAGATTGCCCCCTCCGACCAAGTCTACGAGTACATTGTATTCCGAGGCAGCGACGTGAAGGATCTACGAATTGAGGACCatcccaacatcaaggagaacaagccTCCAGCTGTGCCCGATGATCCGGCCATCGTTGGCGTAAGTCATTTTCTTCCCTTTGAACATCccccttctccttctcccaTATGATGAAATATTTCGGATGTAAAACATTGTCATTGTCGGAAAGCGCAAAAAATAATGTCGAGATTTCCGTTGCCTTCCTTCTGATTGGGATTTCACACTCTGTTGTCATTTTTGCTGTTGTGGTTCAAGACACATAAGCTAACAAGCTGCAAGGCTCGAGCTCGCCCTGGAGCCCAAGGGCCTAACCAAAATGCTCCACCAGGAGGACCTGCGGCTTTCGGCCCAGGCCAAGGACCTTACCCACCCAACAACTTCTACGGAGGCCCACCACCGGGAAACTGGGGTCGTGGTGGTGCTCCAGGACCTGGCCCAGGCCCTAACTTTGGGAACATGCCGTATCCCCCTCCTCCTGGCTGGTTCCCTCCTGGTCAAGGATTTCCGGGCGGCCCTGGTGGACCCAACGGTCCCGGAGGTCCTGGAGGTCCCGGACCTTGGGGCAACTATCCTTTTCCACCAGGCCCTGGCGGTCCCGGTGCTCCTGGCCCTAACGCACCTGTTGAAGCTCCCGCGAACCAACGAGCCACTTCAGGCTCTGGTCCCTCACAAGATGCGAAGCCAGCTCCTATTGGTCCTGGCGCCGATCGAGCCAAGCCAGCCACTCCCAGCGGACAGGCAGCACCTCCCACGGAACCCAAATCGCTGGCTCAAGGTGTGCGACAGCCCTCTCATGCCCCTACACCACCTGTCGAATCGAAACCTTCGGTTGAGGAAGTCAAGCAGACTGCTGCGAGCCTAGCAGCCAATGGCCAAGCAAAGCCTGAGGACATCAGCAAGGCTACTCCTACTGGACCCAGGAATCACCGGGTCAATCCTGTGATTCCTTTGACAGGATCTGCTGCCAAGCCCTTCTCTCTACCAGGCGCAGGAGGTGATGCTGCCAGCAAGGCTCCTGCAGCTACTGCACCGCCCAATGTTCAGGATGCCACCAACGCTGCTAGGGCTGCGGTCGCTGTTGCTATGGCCCAATTGGGCAACAACAGTGGCAACGCTATGGACAACCTGACGAACAAGGTCAACGAGATGCGTGTCAACGCCGTCCGAGGTGGACCAGCCAGCAGAGGTCGAGGCCGTGGTGGACGTCCTGCTGCCGCTAAGGTCGCAGTTCCCGACTCTGATTTCGACTTCGCCCAGTCTAATGCCAAATTCAACAAGCAAGATGTTGTCAAAGAGGCTATTGCTGGATCTCCTCTGGAGACGCCAGAAAACCCTGCTGTCGCCGAGCAGCCCGAGATCTCAACTACGACTGAcgatgctgctgttgccTACAACAAGTCGAGATCGTTCTTTGACAACATCTCCAGTGAATCCAGAGAGCGAACCGAAAACGGAGGCCAGAAGCCCGGCGGTCGCGAATGGAGGGGCGAGGAACAGCGCAAGAACATGGAGACCTTTGGCCAGGGGAGCGTTGATGGTGCTTATCGCAACTACCGTGGTCGGGGTCGTGGTCGTGGTCGGGGCGGTCGTGGCTATGGCCGCGGTGGACGAGGTGGAAGCCGTCCTCAGTATCAGACCACACCTGCTCAACAATAATCGGCCGCGACGTCACCGGCCAGTATAATACGAATTGAGACATATCATCCATGTCAAACGGCACCGCGAGGCTGGGCGGTACGCCACAACGTCGACTATGACTACGAACCGATACAGGTTTCATAATTGCTCGTAACATGTATCACAAATTTCCTACTTTTGGGACGATTGCATTTCTGCTGCTTTACACAAGCGAAACACGGTTCCCTACCGTTCTTGGGGCTTGAACGGGTTTAGGGAACGGAGGGTTGGCTCTCTATAAGAACGAGGCTTGGAGTTAGGATCGAATTGGAAGCGGGCGGAATTGGAGGCCCTTTCGCATAGCAGGCTACAAAAGGAATTTCTTTTGCCCTTTTTGAATTGCAGAGTTAAAAACACAAAGGACGGCCTGGCACGGCCTGGCGCTGGTGGTTATGAAGAAGGAAGCCTAGTTAATGAGGCGACGAAAGCTCATGATGATGCAAACAAAACTAGGAAATGGAGCTTGACACATATCAGAAGCACAACTCAAAGAGGAATGAGGCATCTGACATGAATACAACCAACGATTCAAGCTCAAAGTTGACGCACTTTTCTTGTGATCGTGAATGCCGTGACTACTTGTTCATACTTTGACATGAGCATGATGGTACCATGTCGTGGATATGTTGAGAGCCGAAGTTATGTTTGCTTCTAATTCGACAACGTTGAATAATTACTTTGTACTCCCCTTGACTCTATTGACCACATTGTTTGGGCGGTAGGAAGGTTAATTGATACAAGGCAACGATGTTATGCGTGAACTGTAAGAGCTTAAATTTTCTGCCCACAGCCCCGCACACGTCATAATCTCTCTCTTCGGCCTGACTGATTGAAAGTCTATCGAAGCCTCACGTTCTGCAACCTGATATCTCTCGACAAACTATAACGAACAGCTGTATAAATATCCCTTCTGGTGCCCTGTTCAATACTCTTCATTCTTTCCCCTTCAAGCATCTCAATCATCACTGTCACGCCTCACATTCGCTCACCCTACACCAAACTCAAAAACACTCGTCACACCCACGACATTACTCACAATGTCGACTCGACAACTTCGCAAGCTGCAGAGGCAGCGAGAGCTAGAGGAGACTCAAATTCTGGCAGAGATGAGCTCAGGTGAGAGCGATAAAGAGAATGAGCCTGTCGCACCAAAGCCTCGCGTGAGTCTCTTTGCAGCTTTGGGTggtgacgatgacgacgaagcacaagatgaggatgaggtgGAGCAACAACAACCCGAGGAGGATGTGACCGAAGTCAAGCAACCATCAACTTCAGGGAAAagcaagaaaaagaaaaacaagaagaagaagtctaaggccaaggctgcagctcccgaggaggatgaggacgagatCGACAAGGCCATGAGAGaactcaacatcaagacATCAACTCCTGCAAACACATCTACCTCTGAGAACACAGCAGCTCAGACTCGACGAATCAATGAGCTTCTCTCTATCAACCCGTATCacctcaaggccaacaaTGAAATGCGAAGTCTCTTTGGCCGAGACGTCATCGAGTccgcagcagcagaggaagaacaagaacgcAATCGTCGCCCCATGCAGCGAgaagttgatcttgaaacTTTCCTGCGTGGTCCTCCTGGAGCCCCGAAACTTCCGGAGGTTTCCCTGCGTCGAAACGTATTTATCCAAGGACGTGAGCACTGGCCAAAACAAAGTGCTGGTGGCTTGACCATGAAGGAGGTGGCAAAAGCTGAAGATGGGTCATTCACGGAGTATGCATACGTGCACGAGCAAAGTTACGACGCTCTACaagctttcttcttcacatGCGTGCAGATCGGAGACCCTCAGCGAATGATCGTTCTCCTCAAGGAAGCACCCTATCATGTCTCGACACTCCTACAGGTCAGCTCTATTGCTAAGCAAGACCAAAACCAGGCTCTCGCAGCTGAACTTTGTGAACGAGCTCTTTTCACTTTTGGTCGCGTGACCACAAATGCCTTCCGTCAGAACATTGAGCAAGGCAAAGCACGTCTTGATTTCCGTCGTCCAGAGAACAGGCAGTTCTGGTTGGCTGGATATCACTACCTCAAGAGTCTCGTGCGAAAGGGCACCAATCGCACTGCCCTGGAGTGGGCTAAGCTTTTATACTCTTTGGATCCAAGTGATCCCTATGCCATGAGACACTTCATTCATTGGCTGGCTATTCGTGCCCATGAGTCTCAGTGGTTGATCGATTTTGTGGAGGAGTTAGAGAAGACGACCGATAACCGAGACTCGATCTACCTTCGACAGACATTGGTATTGGCTCACTTGCAACTAGGCAATACTGCTCGTGCAactgaagagctcgagaagggCATGCGACGTGTCCCCTGGCTGTACTGTGGATTGTTCCAGGAGTTAAACCTTGACACACCTCCATCTATCTGGGGCATAAACGCTGATTCAAACTCGCGTTCGTTCTGGGTTAAGCTCTATATCTACCAAGCCAAGGATATCTGGAACAACGCACAAGCTATCCCTCTCCTTGAAAAGACAGCCAAGAGTCTCGAAAAGGTTGATACAAGTGTGCTGCCCAGCAGTGACTCTCCTCCTGATCAAGGCGTCACAAGGCTTGTATATCTTGAGGGCCAGACATCACTTATGGGTCTGGCGCCACGAGAGTACTTAGAAATGCAACCGAACTACGAGTTCGACCCTCTACCACCCCCTGAGGAGGAAAATATCTTTACAGGCGAAGGCACAAAGTTGCCTTTTGCCAAACAACAACGAGGTCAACAAAGTGCAGTCGAAACACGCCTGAACAACCTGTTTGAGCGCCTTGCGGCAGCTGGTCAGGGTGGTGCACCCGGCGCCGCACCCTTTGGAGATGacggtgaagatgatgaagaggacgCTCATCTTGCGGCCGTGCAGGCACTAGATGACGAAGAACTTATGAGGGATCTTGCAGAGCACGAACGTGGTGGAGGAGATGCTCCAGGATTTGTTCAGCGAATGATGCATGTCCTTGGCATAATAGCCGGGCCGAATGCTGATGACTACGATATGCCAGATGAGGCTGATGACGATCAGgagcatgagcatgagcatgagcatgagccTGATCAGG encodes the following:
- a CDS encoding vesicle transport through interaction with t-SNAREs 1; amino-acid sequence: MSNPLDTDAGSELFSSYEAEFKLIQADLNQKLDQIPELAGEPRKAAISQAERALEELDEQLSAMRLEKQNIPTSSRTKVNQRFRNYESDTDAARRKLTTLSSDRSALFGSRYTDDPAGSSDIHMEQRQQLLSGTDRLDRSTQRLKASQALANETEAIGAGTLADLSRQRETIEHTRGIMLESEGYVDRSVKTLRGMARRMATNRIITISIITVLVILIIAVILSKFR
- a CDS encoding vesicle transport through interaction with t-SNAREs 1, with the translated sequence MSNPLDTDAGSELFSSYEAEFKLIQADLNQKLDQIPELAGEPRKAAISQAERALEELDEQLSAMRLEKQNIPTSSRTKVNQRFRNYESDTDAARRKLTTLSSDRSALFGSRYTDDPAGSSDIHMEQRQQLLSGTDRLDRSTQRLKASQALANETEAIGAGTLADLSRQRETIEHTRGIMLESEGYVDRSVKTLRGMARR